Sequence from the Sphingomonas sp. SORGH_AS_0950 genome:
TGCCGGGCTTGAAATAGGGAACGCGCTTGGCGTCGACATCGACGGTTTCGCCGGTCCGGGGATTGCGGCCTGTGCGGGCGCTGCGCGCGCGGGTAGAAAAGGCACCGAAACCACGAAGTTCGACACGACCGTTATCGGCCAGCCGCTTGGTAATCTCATCGAAGAAGATGGTTACGATCAACTCGACTTCGCGCGGGTTCAGCCCCGGATTGTGTTGACCGATTTTTTGTACCAGTTCCGAACGGATCATCGTCTTGTCCCAAGCTACAGACGCGCCGTTCCTAACCTGTGTTTCTCGCTGCTGAAAGCGATTTTATTATACGATTAAGCGACGGACTGGTTCCATTGCGTGCGAAACCGGGACACATCCGGCAAAGCGGATGTGTCCCGGCCTTACGGCTTACTTCTGGCCGCGCGCCTTCAGCGCTTCGCCCAGGATGTCGCCCAGCGACGCGCCCGAGTCGGACGAACCGTACTGCGCCACCGCCTGCTTCTCTTCGGCGATCTGCATCGCCTTGACCGAGAAGGTCGGCTTCTTCGAACGATCGAAGCCGGTGACCATCGCGTCGAACTTCTGGCCGACCTGGAAGCGCTCGGGGCGCTGCTCGTCACGGTCGCGACCCAGATCGGTACGCTTGATGAAGCCGGTCGCACCATCGTCGCCCGCCTGGACTTCCAGCCCTGCGTCGCGGACTTCGAGGACGGTCACGGTGACGACCTGGTTCTTGTTCAGGCGATCGCCAGCCGCAGCCACGCCGCCGGCGACGGGGCCGCCGCGCTCGAGCTGCTTCATGCCGAGCGAGATGCGCTCCTTCTCGGGGTCGATGTCCAGAACCACGGCCTGAACGACTTCGCCCTTGCGGTGCAGGTTGAGGGCATCCTCACCCGACACGCCCCAGGCGATGTCCGACATGTGGACCATGCCGTCGACATCGTTGTCCAGGCCGATGAACAGGCCGAACTCGGTCGCGTTCTTGACTTCGCCCTCGACGGTCGAGCCGATCGGATGAGCGGCGGCGAACGCCTCCCACGGATTGGCCTGAGCCTGCTTGAGGCCGAGGCTGATGCGGCGCTTTTCCTGATCGACCTCGAGGACGACCACATCGACTTCTTGGCTCGTCGACACGATCTTGCCCGGATGGACGTTCTTCTTGGTCCAGGACATTTCCGACACATGGACCAGGCCTTCGATGCCCGGCTCCAGCTCGACGAACGCACCATATTCGGTGATGTTCGTGACGCGGCCCGACAGCTTCGCGCCGACCGGGTACTTGGCGCCGGCGCCATCCCACGGATCGCTCTCGAGCTGCTTCATGCCGAGCGAGATGCGCTGCGTGTCCTTGTTGATGCGGATGATCTGGACGCGCACGGTGTCGCCGATCGCGATCATCTCCGACGGATGATTGACGCGCTTGTACGACAGGTCGGTGACGTGCAGCAGGCCGTCGATGCCGCCCAGGTCGACGAACGCACCGTAATCGGTGATGTTCTTGACGACGCCGTCGATGATCTGACCTTCGGCCAGGCTCTGGATCAGGCCCGAACGCTGCTCGGCGCGGGTCTCTTCCAGGACCGCGCGACGCGACACGACGATGTTGCCGCGCTTGCGGTCCATCTTCAGGATCTGGAACGGCTGCGGGATGTCCATCAGCGGGGTGACGTCGCGGACGGGGCGGATGTCGACCTGCGAGCCGGGCAGGAACGCCACGGCGCCGTTCAGGTCGACGGTGAAGCCACCCTTCACGCGGCCGAAGATCACGCCTTCGACGCGGGCCGACTTCGAGAATTCGAGCTCCAGCTTGTCCCAGGCGGCCTCGCGGCGCGCGCGGTCGCGGCTGAGCATCGCTTCGCCGTGCATGTTCTCGACGCGGTCGACATAGACCTCGACCTCGTCACCGACCTTCAGGTCGGCCTTCTGGCCGGGGGCAGCGAATTCGCGGAGGGGCACACGGCCTTCCGACTTCAGACCGACGTCGATGACGGCCATGTCGTTTTCGATCGCGGTGACGGTGCCATGCACGACGCGACCCTCGAAGCTGTCGGCACCGCCGAACATGTCATCGAGCATCGCCGCGAAATCGTCGCGCGTGGGCTGGGGGTTGGTTGCCATAAAAGGGTTAGGTTCCTGAAAGTTTTTCGCCTCCGGTCGGAGATTCGGCCCCGGCCTTCGACGATGGCCGCGCCGACCCCATGTCGACGCCACCAGGCCCGAAGATGTGACTGAAACACGGAAAAGCGGCGGTCCGCGACAAATGCGGAAAGGACGCTGAGGGCAAGGCCCTGCGTCAGCCTCTCCGCGGAACAGGGTCCGCGAGCGCGGGTGCCTTAGCCGAAAATGGGGTTTTGTGCAAGGTGAGGGCTATCCTCCCCGGCACGGGGAGGGGGACCGCCGCGAAGCGGTGGTGGAGGGGGCGTGCCGCACAGGTTTGACCTTTGGGGCTGGCCCCCCTCCGTCAGCGCTGACGCGCTGCCACCTCCCCATGCTGGGGAGGATTATGTTAGCGCCCCTTGGCCGCGACCTGGGCGTCGACGAACTGGATCGCGCGGGCGACCGCCGCTTCGATCGTCAGGCTGGACGTATCCAGCGCCGCCGCATCCGCCGCCTGGGTGAGGGGGGCCGTCGTCCGGCCGCTGTCGCGCTCGTCGCGGGCGCGGATGTCGGCCAGCACCTGCTCGAAGCTCGCGGTCGAGCCGTTGGCCGCCAGCTCGTTATGCCGCCGCCGCGCGCGGACCTGCGGGCTGGCCTTCACGAACAGCTTGGCGTCGGCGTCGGGGGCGATGACCGTGCCGATATCGCGTCCGTCGAGGATGGCACCGCCCGGCTGGTTGGCGAAGCGCTTCTGCCGCTGGAGCAATGCGGCGCGGACCAGCGGATGCGCCGACACGACCGAGGCGAGCTTGCCCGTCTCGTCATCGCGCAAGGCCGGATCGGCGAGTAGGCTGTCGTCGAAGCTGCACGCCGCGACCGCATCGGCCTCGCGCGTCGGGTCGAGGTGCATCGCACGCACCGTCGCCGCCACGGCGCGATAGAGCAGCCCGGTGTCGAGATGGGGCAGCCCGTAATGCCTTGCCAGCGCGCGGGCGATGGTGCCCTTGCCGCTGGCTGCCGGTCCGTCGACCGCGATGATCATGCCAGCGCCCCCAGCGACTCCAGCGTGTCGAAGAAGACGGGATAGCTGGTCGCGACGGGGGCTGCATCGTCCAGCGTGATCGGATCACGGGCGTTCAGCGCGGCGATGGTCATGCTCATCGCGATCCGGTGGTCGAGCAGGGTCGCGATGGTCGCGCCGCCGGGGATCGGATCGCCGCCGGTGCCGGTCACGGCCATGCCGTCCTCATATTCCTCGCAACGGACACCGCACGCGCCAAGCGCGTCGGCCATGGCGGTGATGCGATCCGACTCCTTGACGCGCAGTTCCTCCGCGCCGCGTGCGATGGTCGTGCCGGTCGCGAAGGCGGCGGCGACGAACAGCACGGGATATTCGTCGATCATGCTCGGCGTCAGCTCGGGCGGGACCTCGATCGCCGTCAGGGGCGCATGGCGGACGCGCAGGTCGGCCACCGGCTCGCCGCCGACGATGCGCGCGTCCAGCTCGGTGATGTCCGCGCCCATCATCTTGAGTGCCGCGATGATGCCGGTGCGGGTCGGGTTCATGCCGACATTGGTGATCGTCACATCGGCACCCGGCACGATCGACCCCGCGACCAGCCAGAAGGCGGCCGAGGAGGGGTCGCCCGGCACCACGATATCCTGCGGCTTCAGCTCGGCTTGCCCGCGAATCGTGATGATCCGGCCTTCAGGGGAGGGGGTAACGGTCAGCTCGGCGCCGAAGCCCGCCAGCATCCGCTCGCTATGGTCGCGGGTCGCAATCGGCTCGATCACCGTCGTTTCGCCCGGCGTATTGAGCCCCGCGAGCAGGATCGCCGACTTCACCTGCGCCGAGGCGACGGGCAGGGTGTAGCGGATGGGCACCGCAGGGCTGATTCCCCGGACCATCAGGGGCAGACGGCCGCCCGGCGTGTCCTGGAACTGCGCACCCATCTGCGACAGCGGATCGATGACGCGGCCCATCGGGCGCTTGGACAAAGAGGCGTCGCCGGTGAAGGTGGCGGTGATCGGATGGCTGGCGACCAGACCCATCAGCAACCGCGTCGAGGTGCCCGAATTGCCCATGTCGAGCGCGGTCTCGGGCTGGAGCAGCCCGCCGACACCGACGCCGTGGATCACCCACACCCCGTCATCCTGCCGGACGATGTCGGCGCCCATCGCGCGCATCGCGCTGGCGGTGGCGAGCACGTCCTCGCCCTCCAGCAGGCCCCGGACCCGGCTTTGCCCGACCGCGAGCGCGGAGAGCATCAGCGAGCGGTGGCTGATCGATTTGTCGCCCGGAACGGCGATGGTGCCGCGAAGGGCGGCGGCGGCTCGCACGGTGCGAGGCTGGGGAAGAGTGTGCGCCATAGATGGCGCGGGCTTTTGACAGGGGCCTTGCGCTGTGGCAAGGCGCGCCCACTTTTCGCTCCGGCGGAAAACCCAATCCGAAAGGTATGAACGGCATGATCAAGCCGGAATGGGGCACGAAGCGTACGTGCCCGAAATGCGCGACGCGCTTTTACGACCTCGAAAAGGACGACCCCGTGACCTGCATCAATTGCGGGACGCAGTGGGAGCCCGAGCCCATCCTGAAGTCGAAGCAGCCCCTGCCGTTCGAGCAGGTCAAGGCCGAGAACAAGGAAGCCGACAGCGATCTGGCGGGCGGCGACGACGAGGATCTGGACATCACGGGTGAGGACGAAGAGCCCTCGCCCGACGATGAAGTCGATCTGGGCGGCGACGACGATCTGGGCGTCGAGACGTCCAGCGAGGACGACGAACACTAAGTCGTTCGACGGGGTTCGGCAGGGACCTGAAAAAAGTACTTGCCGAGCCCCGGCGGCCCCGCTAGTGGGCTGCCTCCACAGCGGAACGGGGCCGTAGCTCAGCTGGGAGAGCGTCGCAATGGCATTGCGAAGGTCAGGGGTTCGATCCCCCTCGGCTCCACCATTCCGCAGGAACGTCGGCAGCTAAGCTGCTGACAGGCTGACCCGCATCCCGCCGGGCCATGCCGACATCGATGGGGCCGTAGCTCAGCTGGGAGAGCGTCGCAATGGCATTGCGAAGGTCAGGGGTTCGATCCCCCTCGGCTCCACCATCTTTTCGACATCGCTGACAGCGTCAACCGCCCTGATCGTCCATGGGTGGTTTTTTCGCGTTGTGCGTCGCGTCGCGTCGGGGAAGTCCGCAGGACCGCCTCTGCCTGAGCGAAGGCGAAGGAACAGGGCTTCGCCAGGCGGCAAAGGCTGCCCATGCGCTTCGACTTCGCTCAGCGCAAACGGGTGGGACAGTAACTTCCCCGGAGAATGGAAAACGCGCCGTCAGGCCCGATCAGACCGCCGCCAGCCGCCGCTGCATTCGATGAACGGGGTTGGCGGCGTCGCCGGTCATGTCGGTCAGCCGGAAACGGGCGACTTCGCGGGCCAGCGTTTCGGCTTCCAGCGCCAGCTTGCGCGCGGACGAGGTGGCCTGTTCGACCATCGCGGCATTGCGCTGGGTCACGCCGTCCATCTCGGAAACCGCGGTGTTGACCTGTTGCAGCCCGATCGACTGTTGCCCGGCCGAGGCCGCGATCTGCGACACCAGCTCGCTGATCTCGCCGATCCGTCCGATGATTCGCTGCAGCGCCTCGCCGGCCTCGTTGACCAGCTCGACGCCCGTGCCGACCTGGTCGGACGAGGCGAGGATTCGCGTCTTGACGTCCTTGGCCGCCTCGGCGGACCGCTGCGCCAGTGCGCGGACCTCGCTGGCGACGACGGCAAAGCCCTTGCCCGCCTCGCCCGCGCGCGCCGCTTCGACCCCCGCGTTCAGCGCCAGCAGGTTGGTCTGGAACGAGATGCCGTCGATGACGCTGATGATCTCGCTGATTTCGGACGAGGCGCGCTCGATCCCGCCCATCGCCTCGACCGCGCGGCGGACGATCTGGCCCGATTCCTCGGCTTCCTGACGCGCCTCGCCGACGATCCGGTTGGCTCGCGAGGCGCCGTCGGCGGTCTGGCGGACCGTGGTGGTGATCTGCTGCATCGCCGCCGCCGTTTCCTCCAGCGAGGCGGCCTGCTGCTTGGTGCGGTCGGACAGGTCGTCCGAGGCCAGCCGGATGTCGCCCGACCCGATGCGGATCTCCTCGCCCGACTGGGTCACCACGCCCAGCGTTGCGCACATCTGGGTGCGCATCGCCTCGAAACTGTCGGCCAGCGCCTGATATTCGGTCGGCAGCCCGTCGAGCGAGGCGGTCAGGTCGCCCTTCGCCATCCGGTCGAACACCGCACCGCAGCGTTCGATGACCGCGCGCCGCCCGGCCTGTTCG
This genomic interval carries:
- the rpsA gene encoding 30S ribosomal protein S1, which codes for MATNPQPTRDDFAAMLDDMFGGADSFEGRVVHGTVTAIENDMAVIDVGLKSEGRVPLREFAAPGQKADLKVGDEVEVYVDRVENMHGEAMLSRDRARREAAWDKLELEFSKSARVEGVIFGRVKGGFTVDLNGAVAFLPGSQVDIRPVRDVTPLMDIPQPFQILKMDRKRGNIVVSRRAVLEETRAEQRSGLIQSLAEGQIIDGVVKNITDYGAFVDLGGIDGLLHVTDLSYKRVNHPSEMIAIGDTVRVQIIRINKDTQRISLGMKQLESDPWDGAGAKYPVGAKLSGRVTNITEYGAFVELEPGIEGLVHVSEMSWTKKNVHPGKIVSTSQEVDVVVLEVDQEKRRISLGLKQAQANPWEAFAAAHPIGSTVEGEVKNATEFGLFIGLDNDVDGMVHMSDIAWGVSGEDALNLHRKGEVVQAVVLDIDPEKERISLGMKQLERGGPVAGGVAAAGDRLNKNQVVTVTVLEVRDAGLEVQAGDDGATGFIKRTDLGRDRDEQRPERFQVGQKFDAMVTGFDRSKKPTFSVKAMQIAEEKQAVAQYGSSDSGASLGDILGEALKARGQK
- the cmk gene encoding (d)CMP kinase; the protein is MIIAVDGPAASGKGTIARALARHYGLPHLDTGLLYRAVAATVRAMHLDPTREADAVAACSFDDSLLADPALRDDETGKLASVVSAHPLVRAALLQRQKRFANQPGGAILDGRDIGTVIAPDADAKLFVKASPQVRARRRHNELAANGSTASFEQVLADIRARDERDSGRTTAPLTQAADAAALDTSSLTIEAAVARAIQFVDAQVAAKGR
- the aroA gene encoding 3-phosphoshikimate 1-carboxyvinyltransferase: MAHTLPQPRTVRAAAALRGTIAVPGDKSISHRSLMLSALAVGQSRVRGLLEGEDVLATASAMRAMGADIVRQDDGVWVIHGVGVGGLLQPETALDMGNSGTSTRLLMGLVASHPITATFTGDASLSKRPMGRVIDPLSQMGAQFQDTPGGRLPLMVRGISPAVPIRYTLPVASAQVKSAILLAGLNTPGETTVIEPIATRDHSERMLAGFGAELTVTPSPEGRIITIRGQAELKPQDIVVPGDPSSAAFWLVAGSIVPGADVTITNVGMNPTRTGIIAALKMMGADITELDARIVGGEPVADLRVRHAPLTAIEVPPELTPSMIDEYPVLFVAAAFATGTTIARGAEELRVKESDRITAMADALGACGVRCEEYEDGMAVTGTGGDPIPGGATIATLLDHRIAMSMTIAALNARDPITLDDAAPVATSYPVFFDTLESLGALA
- a CDS encoding TIGR02300 family protein; amino-acid sequence: MIKPEWGTKRTCPKCATRFYDLEKDDPVTCINCGTQWEPEPILKSKQPLPFEQVKAENKEADSDLAGGDDEDLDITGEDEEPSPDDEVDLGGDDDLGVETSSEDDEH
- a CDS encoding globin-coupled sensor protein, giving the protein MSGSEHIDFEQRLAAFDYDAQSYATFPMVKRAIERHAPAALTALYRHIANTSQIRGLFASQARMDHARDKQMEHWRKLFSRPLDRDYAASSTHIGQVHARIGLAPTWYISGYARMLEYVLPKLILGRLLWPFGARRRARAATALVKASLIDMDIALAAYFEAEQAGRRAVIERCGAVFDRMAKGDLTASLDGLPTEYQALADSFEAMRTQMCATLGVVTQSGEEIRIGSGDIRLASDDLSDRTKQQAASLEETAAAMQQITTTVRQTADGASRANRIVGEARQEAEESGQIVRRAVEAMGGIERASSEISEIISVIDGISFQTNLLALNAGVEAARAGEAGKGFAVVASEVRALAQRSAEAAKDVKTRILASSDQVGTGVELVNEAGEALQRIIGRIGEISELVSQIAASAGQQSIGLQQVNTAVSEMDGVTQRNAAMVEQATSSARKLALEAETLAREVARFRLTDMTGDAANPVHRMQRRLAAV